A single Vigna radiata var. radiata cultivar VC1973A chromosome 8, Vradiata_ver6, whole genome shotgun sequence DNA region contains:
- the LOC106771628 gene encoding 50S ribosomal protein 5, chloroplastic, with translation MALLSFNSLTLSPLHSSSSLLTLPITTELRVQVAQPWKPLNGVRITTPIGKKGALIVSAAADGSSSPAESEKASGVSAEKLPLESKVKEREEQKLRIKLAKKIRLRRKRLLRKRKLRKKGRWSPSKMKKLKNV, from the exons atgGCACTCCTCTCTTTCAATTCCCTCACACTCTCCCCTCTCcactcttcttcttcccttctcACACTTCCCATTACCACTG AACTAAGAGTACAAGTGGCTCAGCCCTGGAAGCCCTTGAACGGAGTTCGAATCACGACACCCATAGGGAAGAAAGGCGCGCTGATTGTCTCTGCAGCCGCAGACGGCTCTAGTTCACCGGCGGAGAGCGAGAAGGCGAGTGGCGTGAGTGCGGAGAAGCTTCCTTTGGAGTCAAAGGTAAAGGAGAGAGAGGAGCAGAAGCTGAGGATTAAGCTGGCGAAGAAGATACGGTTGCGAAGGAAAAGGCTTCTTCGGAAACGCAAGTTGAGGAAGAAGGGTAGATGGTCACCTTCTAAgatgaagaaattgaagaatgtATGA
- the LOC106769885 gene encoding aladin-like translates to MASFPPPGSLTLCELNRDLITVEALSDDQANQTYGKILGSVFSPVPFHSLESEASDQEGATTTANAAGVNVQRKGPVALLQGLVNTYLGRLFYPNDVHLLPEVDLQGVSWHPNKHIVAFISAPTQVFVRDYQESEGKDPSILANESQRNVRVLEWRPNGGKMLAVGCKGGICIWAASYPGNTASVRSGAASFLGSLSRSSGNRYILVDFLRSPYDEHVSALTWSPDGRYLASGSYESSSFTVWDFAQGVGTPIRRGLGGISMLKWSPTGDYFFASKFDGTFYLWETNTWTSEQWSSTSGFVKGATWDPDGRMILLAFSESSTLGSVHFASKPPSLDAHLLPVDLPEILSLTGSQGIEKIAWDNSGERLAISFKGGDDMYRGLIAIYDTRRTPLISTSLIGFIRGPGDSPKPITFSFHGKFKQGPLLSVCWSSGFCCTYPLLFRSHMLP, encoded by the exons ATGGCCTCCTTTCCTCCTCCGGGTTCACTCACTCTCTGCGAACTCAATCGTGACCTGA TCACTGTGGAAGCTCTGTCTGATGATCAAGCCAACCAAACCTACGGAAAAATCCTG GGATCGGTGTTCAGTCCCGTTCcctttcactctctggagagcgAGGCTTCCGATCAGGAAGGAGCAACGACGACGGCGAACGCCGCTGGAGTAAACGTTCAGAGGAAAGGTCCGGTGGCACTCTTGCAAGGGCTCGTGAACACCTATCTCGGACGCCTCTTTTACCCTAACGAT GTGCATTTGTTGCCGGAGGTTGATCTCCAAGGAGTAAGCTGGCACCCTAATAAGCATATAGTTGCTTTCATTTCTGCCCCAACACAAGTTTTCGTTCGTGATTACCAAGAGTCTG AGGGGAAGGATCCGAGCATTTTGGCGAATGAGTCACAGAGAAACGTTAGGGTGCTGGAGTGGAGGCCCAATGGTGGGAAAATGCTTGCTGTGGGTTGCAA GGGTGGAATTTGCATCTGGGCTGCTTCTTATCCTGGAAATACTGCATCTGTTAGATCTGGTGCTGCTTCCTTTTTAGGAAGTTTGTCTAGAAGCTCGGGAAATCGGTATATTTTGGTTGATTTTCTTCGTAGTCCATACGATGAGCATGTTAGTGCTCTCACTTGGAGCCCGGATGGAAG ATACTTAGCATCTGGTTCATATGAAAGCTCTTCATTCACAGTGTGGGATTTTGCTCAAG gtgtaGGGACACCCATTCGACGAGGATTGGGAGGCATATCAATGCTGAAGTGGTCACCTACTGGAGATTACTTCTTTGCTTCAAAATT TGATGGAACATTTTATCTTTGGGAGACAAACACTTGGACATCAGAACAATGGTCATCAACAAGTGGTTTTGTCAAG GGAGCAACATGGGATCCAGATGGGCGCATGATACTTCTTGCATTTTCTGAATCGTCAACTTTGGGATCTGTTCATTTTGCATCAAAGCCTCCCTCATTAG ATGCTCATCTGTTACCTGTTGATTTGCCGGAAATACTATCATTGACAGGAAG TCAGGGAATTGAAAAGATAGCATGGGATAATTCGGGGGAGCGATTGGCTATTTCTTTTAAAGGTGGAGATGACATGTACAGGGGACTGATAGCCATATATGATACAAGAAGGACACCTCTTATATCTACATCTTTAAT TGGATTTATAAGAGGGCCTGGAGACAGTCCGAAGCCAATCACGTTTTCATTTCACGGAAAATTTAAGCAGGGACCTTTGCTTTCTGTG TGTTGGAGCAGTGGGTTTTGCTGCACTTACCCCCTCTTGTTTCGTTCCCATATGCTTCCATGA
- the LOC106771223 gene encoding protein sym-1-like, with protein MVYGALCAHAHKFPLAYRALNLNLCRQHATRLHFHTRSLLLSHPFNFNHTATPFKPSLLRIRNSRLFSLSDGGSGGNGARGSGGSNGPNSGGSGGSNSGGGNEGHKWSLLSWYLALLEKYPVAVKALTSALLNLTGDLICQLAIDQVQSLDLKRTFVFTFLGFTLVGPTLHFWYLYLSKLVTLPGASGAFLRLVLDQFLFSPIFIGVFLATLVTLEGNPSQAVPKLKQEWFSAVQANWKLWIPFQFLNFRFVPQQFQVLAANVIALAWNVILSFKAHKEVLPK; from the exons ATGGTGTATGGAGCATTGTGCGCCCACGCACACAAATTCCCACTCGCTTACCGTGCCCTTAACCTCAACCTCTGTCGTCAACATGCCACGCGCCTTCACTTTCACACTCGCTCTTTGCTCCTCTCTCACCCTTTCAACTTCAATCACACCGCCACCCCCTTCAAACCCTCCCTCCTCCGCATCCGCAATTCCCGCCTCTTTTCCCTCTCCGACGGAGGCTCAGGTGGAAACGGCGCTCGTGGCAGCGGTGGCTCCAACGGTCCGAATTCCGGTGGCTCTGGCGGTTCGAATTCCGGCGGCGGCAATGAAGGACATAAGTGGTCCTTGTTATCATG GTACTTGGCTCTTCTTGAAAAATACCCTGTTGCGGTGAAAGCTCTGACTTCTGCACTTTTGAATCTAACTGGTGATTTGATTTGCCAG CTTGCAATAGATCAAGTGCAGTCACTGGACTTGAAGAGGACatttgtcttcacttttctcgGTTTTACTTTAGTGGGTCCAACATTACATTTTTG gtaTTTGTATCTGAGTAAATTGGTTACACTTCCTGGAGCATCAGGTGCATTTTTGCGGCTTGTACTTGATCAG TTCTTATTTTCTCCCATATTCATTGGAGTTTTCTTAGCTACATTGGTGACACTTGAGGGAAATCCATCACAAGCTGTACCAAAGCTAAAACAG GAGTGGTTCTCTGCAGTTCAAGCTAACTGGAAACTATGGATACCTTTTCAATTTCTCAACTTCAGATTTGTTCCACAACAATTTCAG GTCCTTGCTGCTAATGTTATTGCTTTGGCTTGGAATGTCATTCTCTCATTTAAGGCACACAAAGAGGTTCTTCCAAAATAG